The genomic stretch CAATTTCTTTGGTCAATTGTAACATTTAAAACTAACCACAAAGAAGAACTTATGGCACTTCATAATTAATCGAGCCATACCCTAGATGATAGCCAAACAAGATAGCTCCAAGACAGGCCACGCCAACATAAGGTAAGACTGTGCCTGAAGATTTAGTCTGGGGATTAAGAGGAGTAATATCCTCGATATCTTCTTCTGAACCTcagcaaaaaaatcaaatcagtgGTAAAGCAAAGATTAATACATATACCAAGCATGGTTACTTGGAAGATCTTTGATGACAACCATAAATCGATGACGAATAAGCAAGATACATGCAGACATTCTCCAAACACTTGATTCACTCCATCTGTTTCAAAAATCTACTCGTAGAACAGCAAACTTTCGTCCtacatttgttttgttttattttttctctgtttGTATCAGTATTTCACTCTAAAGTCCACAAAGAAGGAAATGATAAAAGAAACCACAGACCACAAGATCCTAGACATTGCGAGGAGGGGAACTGGTATACTATTGTACACTTTGCGAGGAGAGCAACATATAGCAAGCACAAAAACTAGCTTTAGAAGCAAGAAACTGTCCCCATCCAAAAGCAACCACCTAATACATGGCTGATCTGAAAGCATTCTAAGGTGTCATTTCACAACCCATAAACATGATAAATTGAAGCAATTTCTATTGCACTTCtctcgccaaaaaaaaaaaaaaagcatggaaCCGACTGGCTTTTCGAACATGTGCAACACCCCATATACAGACAAGGAATGCAGCATATGTTTCTAAATGGCCAGACTTTGACACACAGGaacacccacccacccacccacaaCACATagacagggagagagagaacgaaaGAAGAGAACAATAAGGAAGGGAATCCAGCAAACAACTAGCTCACCAGAAGCTTGAGCTCTGATTGATTTGGCCTTGGCCGAGGATCTGAGCAAACTCCCGAAGCCGATCCTGGCGCGCGCGAGCTCGGTCTCCATCGAGACCAAACCGCGACGCAATCCGCAGCAACCGATCCTATGGCTCATGCGAACGCTCAATTTCGAACTCCTCCAACCTCCGCACTCACTGAATCCCGTCAAGCCCGTCCGCTTCTGCAACCCATACCCTGTCCTCGCCTTGACTGCAAGCGTGGCGCCTTGCATTTTTCAGCTGATGTAGACAAACCCCACCagctttgaaaagtcaaaaaggcaatttgaaaaaaaaaaaaacaaatggaaaCGTATACTCAAACACGCGTGACCACGAATACACAGAGAAGTAGGCGCGAACTTAAGCAAAACCGAAGCACTGAAAACCGCTGAAATCGACGCAAAACAAGTCAAGGACATCGAAGCCGAGAACTCGGCGAATCTCCACGCGAGTTGACTGAATATCAAGTAATGCAGCGTCGAAAGCGATCGATCGATCAACCGAGGACCGAAATGGACTGACCTCTCGAATCGATTCCGAATTGCGGACGCCGATCGTCGAGCAGAGAAGAAGCGGTGATGCAGCTCAGGAGATTATTAGCTTTGTTGGTGGGGTCGCGTCACCGTCTCGTCCGAAGCAACTAGTGAGAAGTGTTGGGATTTGGAAGAGATAAGCgaacaaggagagagagagagagggaagcatGGACGAATCCGCTGATGCGAccgaggagggagagagagagagtgtgtgagTTGAAAAGGGAGAGACTGTTGGTTCCACTAACAACGAAAGAACAAACAAGAAAGTCGGCCCAGGTGGGGGTTGGAGACTCCAACTCCCAAGTGGCATCCTGCTTCAACCGTCCTtacttcttcatcattttctcttcagAAATTCCcgagaaaatttaatttctccGAAACAGAACGCTTACGACAATTAACATCGCGAAGGCACAGTTTAGAGTCGGTCTGGTGacatttcagaaaataaaaaattatttcaaaaaagttcTCAGGTCACCGGCCGCCTGCTGCTGCTGGTTGCCCGCCCGCCGCCTTCCCCCCCAACGCCACCGTCCGCCGCTAGCTGCCTATTGCAGATCTTTCCTTTCgatgaaaaagatattttttttatatttcgcCAAATatgtttctgttctcgaaaattGTAGCCGAaaatagaatataaaaaaatatttctgttatAAATATATACTCAAGAACAAAGACATTCCCATACACGGCCTTAGCCTatgaaaggaaaatttaaaaagaaaatggaggaggatAATGAGTACGTGCGATTTTTGGATTTAGATTTGGTAATGCGTTGCACATGTCGCAGCAAACGTGGCTCCCTAGGTTGCGATCCCCTGCCTCCGACACCCACCATAAACACGTGTGCACATCGACAACACAAAAGAGGTGGAGCCCGATCGTCGCTCATTCGTTTTGAGTAAAATGACCGTAAATGGATCAAGAAGCTCAATAAATCCAAATTCGTCCCGCGAGAAATATGCTAATCGCCGGCTCCGGCCCCGGTCCAGTATGGCCAACTCTAATTTGTCTTCAAAGCAGGATGTTCGGCTTAGAGCAGCTGACAATTAGTTTCGAAACACTGCATGAAAAAGAGCAGAAGATGTGCAGCAAAATAGTACCATGACACGAGTAAtctcgagaggaagaagatcaaGCACCATCAAGAAGATGTAAAAAATAAGGTCTTATTATACTTATTTCGAGAACTACAAACGTTAAGGAAGCCGAGATATCTTCTTCCCAACGCCATTTGCCAATTTCCACTTTCAGACAGCGAGGAATTATTCCTTCAtgatgagagaaagagaggaattttcccaagaaaatcATAGCAGTTCAACACTTCCAGCAAAAAGCAAccgcaaccaccaccaccaccaccaccaccaaccccTCAACACACGCACCCCCCAAACCAAGAAGGCCAACcaacaaaaggagaagaagtcACCTCCGGAGGTGGACATCCATCCATAAAACCGGGAAACCTAACTAATTCAGCTGAGGCCGACCTTCAGCTTGAAAAAATCTTTATTGGTTTCTCTCTTGTCGATTCAAGCTGCTGCAGCCATTGGCATGGATCTGTAGCAAGCTCGCTTTGCTGCACGAACTATATCTTCAACCTGCACAATGCATGATGAGAAACCAAAGAAGGTCAGGTGCTAAGCAGTGCCACAAAACCCTCCAATACATCTAGCAATGCTGACAAAACAATTCTTAGTTTTTTCTTAAACAGACACGCCGAAAAAGAGGGTGTGAAATAGAAATGAGTGCATTCTTCAAGCAGTCCGCCTCGGGCAACTTCATCAATTAACTATGTAGAAGAATCACAAGGAAATTAATCGACCTGAGGGACAGCCGTCCTCTCCAAGTTGGCAGCATAAGGCATGGGAACATCAGCACCAGCAATTCTCTCGACCGGCGCATCGAGATAACCAAAGCTCTCCTCAACAACTGATGTGCTGCGTAAACAAGTAGCATAGAGATTATTTATGCCTCTGTAAATTGCAAGTAGAAAATTAAGTACCAAAGAGAGCAAACGAACCAGATCTCAGCGCCAATGCCATGCTGAGGGAACCCTTCCTCAACTGTCACAAGCCGATTGGTTTTCCGGACTGAAGCATTGATAGTGGCTCTATCAAGAGGTCGAATAGACCTCAAATTAATGACCTGGATTAAAAGGTTCACTTCAGTTTACAAGCATTCAACATAAATCAATTGTCTGTAAGGGCTAAGAAGATTAACTTACCTCAGCATTAATTCCTTCCTTTGCAAGAATATCAGCTGCCTGAACATTGGGCAAATTTAGATTAGTCTAAACAAATTAAATTTCAGCCTAGTGACTGAAGCAATATTTGAAAGGAGATCGGTCACTGAAGGAGTTTCGCAAGAAAAGAGCAAACTAAAGGGAGATACATTTCCCCTAAAAAGCACATTCCAATTGGCAAAGAGAATATATAGCATCTCAGCCAACAGAATGCAGATGCAAGACAAACCTGGAGGGCAAGGCCCACCATCTTTGAAAAAGCCGTTATCGTCACAtccttcccttccttctcaATCTGTTGAAAGTAAAAAgtggaaaagatgagaaaattgACCATACGAATTACCAGTTCGGTAAAATTCACATGATTGCGAAATACCTTGGCTTTTCCAATGGGAAGGCAAAAACTGGAATCTAGCACTTCAGCTGAAACAGGGAATGACTCGCCATATCTGAATCCCACAATTTACCTCAGAGGTCTCCCCATATCAGAAAGAAGTGCATAAAAATCCATTAGCGAAAAACTACTCACAATAACTCATTCTCGAGGAAAACTACAGGATCAGGGTCCCTTATGGCAGCTTTCAACAGGCCACGGGCATCTTCAGAGGAGTATGGAGCCAATACTTTCAAGCCTGGGCAAGAGGCATACCATGCAGCGTAACACTGGACATAATCAACTAAATGGAGTCAGCCACTGTTAATGGCAAAAACAAAACGAATCAGTCATGCTTAATCACAAGCAGTACACATCAAGTGGTCAAGACACTCGGTCCATTGGCTGTAAAGACACCAAGTGTAAAAGCTTAGATGATAAAATGGGCATACCTGAGAGTGTTGAGCACCAACTCCTGCAGCAGCTCCATTTGGACCTCTAAAAACAATCGGTACTGACAGCTGACCAGCAGACATATAATTTGATTTTGCAGCAGAATTAATGATGTGGTCAATTGCCTGAGGAAAAAGCTAGGATTAGAACAAACCTCTAATTACTGCAAAACAAGTCAAATTGTTTACGATAAAAAGCATTTAGGTCAATTAAATCCAACCTGATGCAAGTAACTGGTAAATCCatatataaacaaaaatgtCTTGTTAAGTAAACTTTAGGTTATTGTCTAAGCAAAACAATAGGACAGTATTAATTTTTCGTTTACGGGTGTATTTGATACTTCTTTATAGTTTCACCATAATATAACTGAAAATTCGTataacttaattttttatttttattttttggtcgagtATAACTTAAATTATAAGGCACAAAAGTTTTCTATTTCGTATAATGTCATACTTCTGAAGAACAATAATATGCTACAACATCTTATGCTATGCTTTATACATAGTTGAAGTTAAGTTATCTTTGTCTTTGATCATGAATTTTAACGAAAACTTGCTATTTTGTACTTTCCATTTGCTTTATACGAGTTCCTGCCCAGAAAAATTAGTCTTAGTAAACTTATATCTTATGATTCGAGTAGGTTCTCGATTCGTGATTCATGTAATTGAGATCTCACTTCACAATGCGCATCTCAATTGGACACAACTACAAGTACAGCAGAGATATAATTCTCATCCTCATACTTCATAGTCAAGACAAAACCTAAAGGCCCACTTCACCTTTTAACCTCACAAACTAGCCTGGCATATCTATACAAACTGTCTCACAACCGTATTGTATAATTGATTAACAAAACCTTTAGAAATACAGACAAGTGTTCATTACATGAATTCCCAGGTTTCTTTGGCCTTTGCCATTTTGATCATGATATCTAACTAGTTCTTTTGGTCCAAATGACAAACAACAAACAGAATATGCCTATCCATCGGAAGTATTGCAAGATTCCCCAGCAAAAACATACTAGCATGATAAGAAACATTACGCCAGAGAGAACGGTGTAAAACAAACGGCTCAGAGATGAAAGCTCCATTAAAATTTTCCCATTGCAACAATTAGCATATCCTGGGTCAAAAGATTAACATAGATGTCTGTAAAACGCCATCGCAGCGCACAGTAGCCATTTACCATACAGTCACATCATTTTTGTGATAATCCATAAGCACGGCCGTAATTAGCCTGCCACCTAGACGATAACTAGCAGAGCAACCTACCGCAATGGCCCCCCACTTAAACCTAAGTTCCCCTGAACAAAAATCGCACCCACGGCTATGGGTTCCTAAGCCGAAAGCATGGGAATGCTCCTAAAACTGGTCAATCCCAGGGTGAGTCCCATATTGTCCGCACAATGATATAATTCAGGTGCTTATTATACATAATAGGAAAGCACTTAACCTGCATGGAGAAGTTAAAGGTCATGAACTCTACAACGGGTTTGAGACCATGGTAAGCAGCACCAACTCCAATTCCAGTGAAACCAGCCTGAAAACAGCACCCCAAAAGATGGGAATGAGAAAGtattccaacaaaaaaagagtATATTCCTTGGAGGACatagaattgagaaaaaaaatcacataatatCGTGCAAAAGGAATAACCTCTGTGATCGGGGTATCAAGAACCCTGTCGGGGCCATATTTATCAAGTAGACCCTTTGATATCTGTACATATTCGAGTCAAAATCAAGCAGCAACACATCAATAATGTTGAACATGCCACTCAACCATAACTACAAGGTAAACGTTCATCTCTTTGACTAGAACTGACCTTGTATGCACCTTGATACTCCCCAACCTAaattgaaagagagaagaaatgcaacataagaaacaaaaagaaatggccAGAGAAGCACAAAAGTTAAGCATCATCGGATAATTGCGCTTTACTTACCTCTTCACCCATCAAGAATACCCGTGGATCAGCTGACATTTCCTCATCAAGTGCCGAATTTAGAGCATCTCGCACTGTCATCTGAATTATCAGGGATACTTTAGTCAGACTGATAGAAGAGTCCCAATTCTATTAGTTATGAGGACTGGCACAAAATCAGGGGATGAACGAATCTGTGCAGTCCAATGCATTGCAAATTGCGGTAAACTTTAAGAAACTACACAATCACACAACGATATACAGAGCTCTTATTTTGAGCAAACTGACAGAAACTGAGTTTATGCCCTCAGCTTGGAGAGATTGTCAAAGAAATAAGAATATGCACTCGCCTCTTTAGCTGCAGATGAGTAACTCCTCAACGGCGACGCCACGGCGCGGAGGAACGGCAACGTCTGTCCTAGAATCTGAGCATACGAAGATCGAATTTGAGAATGAGACAGATAGCAGAGTGCTGCTACAAGGAAAATGAACAAAGGATTATTGAGCATACCGTAAGAGGAGAACCACCCGCGCTAACTTTTTGTCTCACAACCCCGAACATCTTCTCTCTCGAACGGTACCACTGGACAAATCACAAAGGAcatgaacaaagaaaaaaaagcacacATCCATCTAATGGAAAACTTGAGAGTAAATCCTAGATAGACCTCAGCCTATAAATTAAGTCGCAGCTCactgaaagaacaaaaaactaTCTATCAAGGCTCAGTCTGTTTCTCCGAACACTCCTCAATGCGCAAAATGGATTCTCAGCTTCCGCACTTGGTTTCAACAATAGCGGAAGCAAGAATTAATCTCCAAACAGATGCACCAAGAATCCCAAGATATCAAGACCAGAAAACGACGACAATCGCTCTAGAAAATGAGACGCCGATCAGAAATCGCAGGCCGAAAATCACACTAAGAAAACAAAGACGCCGAATCACATCAATCTATCTCAAAACTGGGACAAGGCTCGCATCGCCGAAACGGAACAAACGAGCGAGAACCAAGCTCCAGCCAAATGGTCGGGAGAAATCCCGTGAGATCAGTCGGGGATACATTCCAGATCGGAAGCAAAACAGAAACCGCATGACTGAGCCGGAATTGGGCAAAGAATTAATCTCTGAGCGGACAGACCTGGAGGGAGAGGGCGAGCTGCGACCAAGATGGAgccggaggcggaggcggaggcgagCTGCAGAGGACGACCTGCGgcacgagagagagacagagacagagaccgAGGCGGAACGAgtcagagagaggagaggcGGGTCCGACGTAGGGTGGGAAGAGTACGAGCACGCCCCTTATGATGAgacttgaaatttcaattgaataGGATTAAACTTTTAAACTTAATGGGTTGGCGGATCCATTTCATGCTCCACGGGTTCCGCATGAACAAACACCAACATCCTGCTAATCAGGCATGGCCGGTCAAGACCCGAAACGGATCCGAACACGCTCTAAATCTGCCAGTTACCCGTTTGTGTTATCTTTTTCCCTATTTGGAGCGGGGGTCGAAACCCGTTTGTGTTTTCGGATCGTGTCGAAAATGATGAGACTCTCACCAGGCGCTGACCACGTAGTGCGCCCGTCCCACTCAagcaaggagagagaaatggggTTGTCTGTGTAAGGactgggaaaaaaaacaaagaactatTAAGGCCCGCCATTTAATTCCTAGGTCAACATTACTATATGTTTCTATAAGGTAAAAATTGACACAAACGATCCATAAACTTTGATTCGATATACAatttagtctttgaacttttaatttattcaatgtacaatttgaactcggaacttttaatttgttcaaatgcAGTAAATGAACTTTCGATACATTTCCAATATAGTCTCTAGgctgtatgaaaatgttcgataTTAGACCCTGAGCAGCTGCATTGAACActttcggggaccacattgaacttATAACAAAAGTTAATCGACTAAGTTGAACATTTGGCTAAtattcatggactaaattgaataaattaaaagttcgagggCCACACTGTATACcgactaaagttcaaggatcatttaCTAAATCAAAGAATAAATGAAAGCGGGACTCAATTTATTCGAATGTTTTATATTAGGTGCACAAGAGCATGCGGACGGCAATCTGGAGAGACACAAGACACCCTGCAGCCATGAAACTATCAAGTCTAAACCTATGGTCTATACCCTTAAGACTCAAAATAAGTTTCTACACGGGGTTGATAATGACCTCTAGTTATCGAGTTGAATCTGCACTCCCAATTGGTTACACCAACCTTTGGAGTTAAACTTATTTGATATTAGGCTTGGTTTGTCTcgactccaaaaaaaaaaaaaaaagttaacagaATTAAAAGTTCATTTCTCAACAATTCGTTTGTCTTTAGTGCGAATTGCAAAAGTTAGGCCTAAAATATCTGCCGACGTCAATcctgggggaaaaaaaatctgctGTACGTTTGAATTTTATTGATGGGCGTTGTACCGAAAGGGAGGCGTAAATGTTAGGCGAGAGATTGTGGATCAACGGCCACGAACGAGATTCCTGAAATCGACACTTAAAAGAGGAACAAATACGTCTTGGTCGTGAATCTCCGCAGCTGCTGTCCTTTGACTGAATTTGCCTCCACTTTGATTTAGGGATGGCTTTGATTTAGGGATGGCTTCTACCAGTAGCCAGTAGCACACCATGTATCTATCTTTTCCCCCCGTGGAATAGTCACCAAGTATACCTCGAGGACGGTAATCACCGCGACGGCGGCACTCCTTTCGATCGCCACAAAGCTCGTCCACATAGTATAATCTCGTAAACTTTAGGCCTCTCCCTTTTTACCGTCGAGTCGAGTTAGGTAGATTTTGTACCGATTGAGTTTGTCTCTACTATAGCTATAGTGAAAGAATATGAAAACGAACTCTACATTGTGATAATGAGGTTTTTGCTAGGAGGTCAGTGTCACGGGCTCGCAGATTCGGTGGCGGAATTTAGTCCGTGCGGCGCCTGGCAAGCCAACCGAGGCCAACCTTCCTTCTTGTGTTGTTTTGTAGAACAGCAAGGCGAATGGCTTTCCCGCATTGGATCGTATAACGAGGCGAATGGCTTTCTCACATCGGATCGTATAATGCCCACTTAGCTTGGGCATCCGTATTTCAAGCGAGACGAGTAGAACGCTTTAAACGCAGCAACCGATTTCGGCCTACCATGGTCATCATCAATAAAGCGACATCAGCTCCCGACCGGTTTATGCACGAGAGGCCAGCCCGTCCTTTTGAGCTCCTAAACGTATCTTCTATCTAATATGTAACTTCTAGTATAAATCACTACGATACCATTCCCACGGGCCCAGTTATATCTTTCCCTCTGTAATGCTCACTCACCATTACGACACTCCAAGCTCCACTTATAAGGGAATACGAGTGCAGGAGAACTTGCCCTTCTGGGACACAGAACAACCGACCTGTGTCACCAGCATCTAATATGGCCTGAGATTGGTAGGTAGATGAGAGAGAGTCCAACTAATCAAACGGTATCACGAGTCGCCACTTGTTAGATTTGTCCATCCTCTGTCAAAGAGTTAAAAAGAAGACTTTCGACTCAATAGAGCTCGTGAAATTGAAACACCGAGGCATGGAGGATCTCATTtttgttgtaattatgttaattaaaCGAATTAGTAATTGCATGTGCTTTGGGATAAGTTAGAGTCGTACATCTGATATGATGCGCAAGCCGAAATTGAGTTGGTAACAAATTGGGATTTCCTTAGATTGGAGGGGAGGCAGCCTTCTGGCGATGCTCAACAGCTTGACAAGCCAGGATTTGGGTGGCCCAGCCGAGGGCCAACTCAAAATTCTTCTAGTTGGCTAAATTCACGTCGAACAACACATTTTAAGGGTTCGCATAGTAACACTTATGAAAgtagatttctgctccaaatttggagcataaattcatttgataatataacctctgaagcaaaaatttgtttggaaaaaacttttacttctgaaagaaatttttacttctgaagtgaattttcacttctcaagttgttttttttttttcccaatttgataagctaaaaaaagtagtttctcaattcaagaagtacttcttggacaaaaaaaaaaagacctcacaaagtacttctctcatcaccttcttttcattactccctcaccctctttttgatCGGGCCCGCCTCCGCCAACTTTCATCGCCGCCCACCGCTAATCACCGACACCCATTGCCGTTGCCGACCACCGTCCATCGCCACTCGCAACTCACGCCAACCACCGACCATCGCTAGCCGCTTCCCATCGCCTGCCGCCGGCCGTGACTTCCGCCCACAACTCGCTATaatcgccgaccaccacccaccgcccGCGGCCGGCGGTGATCGCCAACCATCGCCGCTGCTACCCACCACcctccgccggccgccgccgccgccgagtaGCCATCTCTAGCCATCAGagtgaaaattaaataattttttatttttaaaaaataataaaaattattttttaaagaaatttttcaacggtcgacaataattcttcatagaagattttctgttaataatattttagaagtagaaattttcaaccgttacaaaatgaatttctattatcaaaaatcaacttctgacgcagaggtaaaaaaattaacttttgaagcagaggtagaaaaatcaacttttgcttttaagtagaagtagaaaaatcaatttctgatcagaagtcgATTTCTGAAGTAagagtgttgtcatgcgcaccctaagcttctcctctttgtttttatcagtatatttactttctttttctttagtcGAAACGCCACAAACTCCAAACATATTCTCTTCGTCTAAAGGCATCTCGAAAGTAATCCTGGATTATGGGCCTGTTTGATTCAagattgcaaatgagcattggggccctaaagtcccttggccaaatgcaaatggtgtttggttcattttttgactcactttgggaagatgcaattgcatctcaaatgctctccaaagtcccttagcccaaagtacctctggaggtactttgggctaagggactttggcgaaatgcaactaatttttttattattttaattttttcacctttgcttgccaccgccgctgccgccTTTCGCCGGTCCCGGTTGCGGCCGCCGCCCGGTCcccggtcgccggtcgccgccgccgcccggtcgccgccgccgccggtcgccgccgccgccgcccggtcgcctCGCCCcccgccgccgatcgccgccgccgccggtcgccggtcgccgccgccgcccggtcgccgccgccggtcgccgccgccgccgccggtcgccgccgccgccgccacccctttttt from Rhodamnia argentea isolate NSW1041297 chromosome 2, ASM2092103v1, whole genome shotgun sequence encodes the following:
- the LOC115737318 gene encoding pyruvate dehydrogenase E1 component subunit beta-1, mitochondrial, translating into MFGVVRQKVSAGGSPLTILGQTLPFLRAVASPLRSYSSAAKEMTVRDALNSALDEEMSADPRVFLMGEEVGEYQGAYKISKGLLDKYGPDRVLDTPITEAGFTGIGVGAAYHGLKPVVEFMTFNFSMQAIDHIINSAAKSNYMSAGQLSVPIVFRGPNGAAAGVGAQHSQCYAAWYASCPGLKVLAPYSSEDARGLLKAAIRDPDPVVFLENELLYGESFPVSAEVLDSSFCLPIGKAKIEKEGKDVTITAFSKMVGLALQAADILAKEGINAEVINLRSIRPLDRATINASVRKTNRLVTVEEGFPQHGIGAEICTSVVEESFGYLDAPVERIAGADVPMPYAANLERTAVPQVEDIVRAAKRACYRSMPMAAAA